DNA from Pichia kudriavzevii chromosome 5, complete sequence:
CACCTTTGGCAAAACTATTATTTGCTGCTGTCGGTGCCCTAGGTGGGTTCAAGGGTGACTTTTCCTTTGAGAAAATCGGTGATGTTTTCCCACCTAATGTTCCCTACGTTTTGATGAGACAACTCAGTGCTTTCATGGGTGTTGGTACTGTTCTGTTTATGTACTTTACCTTAAGAGCTACTGGTTGTAATTCACTTGTCTCATTCTTTACTGCCGCATTGTTGATTATCGAAAATGGACTGGTTACTATCTCTAGATACATTTTATTGGATTCCCctcttattttctttattgcTGGTACAGCTTACTTTTACACGAGATCTGAACTTGAAAAGCCTTTGTCCTTCAATTGGTTTAAATACCTAGCCATTTGCGGTTCTTTCCTTGGTTTTGCTTTATCATCCAAGTGGGTTGGTTTATTTACCTTTGCTTGGTTAGGTTTGGCCAACGTTTTACGCCTGTGGTTTGTTATTGGTGATTTGACTGTTCCTGTGAAAAGTATCGTGAAAAACACCTTGGCAAGAGGAATAATTTTAGTTGGTATTCCAACTATAATTTACCTCATTAGTTTTTATATTCATTTCATTGTGTTGGACAAGGAAGGTGAAGGTGCTGCCTTCATGAGCTCTGCATTCAGAactgatttcaaagatacGACGGTTCCAAGAGTGACCACAGCAGACGTTGGTGTGAGCTCAATCATTACCTTGAAGCACTTGAATACTCATGGTGGTTATTTGCACTCTCATGACCATTTATACGAAGGTGGCTCAAACCAACAACAAGTTACTCTTTATCCACATTTGgatgaaaataacaagTGGGCTATTGAATTGTATAATGAAACCTCTGAGCCATTTGAGTTTATTCCAATTACCGATGGTACTAAGATTAGACTTAATCATATCGTTACCAATAGAAGATTACACTCGCATGACATCAGACCTGCAGTTTCTGAGATTGAATGGCAGAACGAAGCGTCATGTTATGGTTTCGAAGGCTTCGAAGGTGATCCAAACgatgattttattgttgaaatcgTAAAAGATTTATCTGTTCCAGGTGAAGCTCAAAAGAGATTGAGAGCTATCGATACCGTTTTCAGATTGAGACATGCGATGACAGGTTGTTACCTTTGGTCCCATGAAACCAAACTTCCTAAGTGGGGGTTTGAACAACAGGAAGTCACCTGTGCCACTCAAGGCATCAAACCTTTGAGTTACTGGTACATTGAAGACAACGTTAATATTTATCTACCACCAGATGCAGAAAAGGTTGGATATAGACCTCTGtcttttttccaaaagttTATTGAATTGCATAAGAAAATGTGGCACGTTAATAACGGTTTAACTGCTACACATTATTACGAATCTAGACCACTGGATTGGTTACTCTTAAACAGAGGTATTTCTTACTGGTCTGCAGCGCCACACCATATTTATCTTTTAGGCAACCCTGTTGTATGGTGGCCAGCATCATTCTTATTCCTTGGATTTGCTACCTACTTACTTGTTTTAATTTTCCAATATCAGTTGGGTTATGAAATCAAGGTATCAGACACGACCTTCAACTTCACCTACAATGTTTTCTCCTTCCTTTTAGGTTGGGGCCTGCATTTGGCACCATTTTTCTTAATGGACAGACAATTGTTTTTACATCATTACTTCCCAGCCCTATACTTTGCCATTTTAGCCCTTGGTCATTGTTTCCAATTGTTATATGTTTCCCtcaaaaacaagaaagTATTGGTGTATGTTCTCTTTGGTTTAATGTTCAGCGCATCCCTCTATTCATACTTTGCAAGATTTCCTATTACAAACGGTTCTGACTGGACTGTGGAAAAGTGTGAGCAAAGTAAATGGTTGAAGAGCTGGGATTACGACTGCTCAAACTTCCCATCTTCCAAAGCTGATACCAACGCACCGGTGAAGGCAGGTCAAGGAAACATTGACTTCAACTCCGCAATGAAAcctgaagaagttgaaccAATCGTCGAAAAAGTCGTTGCTAATGAAACTCCTGTAAAGGATGAGCTGTAAATTAGTTTCGATGTTCTCTATAACGAAAGTCTAAATCCCTTATACATTTCCATATTTTTGTAAttaaactaaaaaaaaatgcatCTGATGAGATTAACAAGGACATGATTTTATATCGGTTACACCTACTGCGCATATGttccatattttttttttggttcGATTAGAAAGCGGGGATTAATCAAAGTATAGCCAAATGACctaaaagaaataaatgaatAACATAATAGCTTTCAACATGAATAATTCAACAGAGACCTTATTTACGATGAAGAAAGTAGATAGCTTCATCAATGAGTATCTTGCTAATGTTGACAGCGATAAAGCTCTAACGGACATTACTGTTGTCAAGAGCTTCGTAAAGACGATACTTTCAAACGAAAGAGATCAGGATCAATCtattgttttgattttgaaaattctaAGAGGGTATACTAGGAATTTTGACCTTTCGAAAGCTTCGACAGAGGTTAAAGGGTATCTCATCACCCTGGGTTTGAAAGTATTGGATAATATCAATTATGGAAAAGCACTGTCAACAACCACAAACCGTGATTTGTTCATGTTAATGTTAACCCGATATTTTAGCTCTTGCAATGAGTTTCAAGCTTGCAGACTTAAAGAGTCTTTTTTGAGATTCAAAACTGCATATAATGATTATAAAGTATCAACATTTCAGGTTTTCACGGTGAATCAactttttaaaaatagAATGTTTTATTCCATTTGCGAAATTGTTGGGCAATTCCATGTTGACGAATATGATATGGCTGAAGAGAAATGCCTGAATCTACAATATCCATTATATATGCACCAGGTTTCTCATTCACTAATAATTGATGGATCATATGAGCAAGCTTCTAAATTATTGTCTATTATCTTATCCTTGAGTTTTCTTACATTCGAAAGAGTCACGTTTGATTGCATTTCGATTGAATATATGCTTCTCTCGATGATATTAAACCGCTCAAGTAATTATGACTTCATACCATTGTTAAAGCTGAGAGAGAAGATTCCCACAAAAATAGTAGATGtctttcaaagttttcattcATATGACTTGGAATCTTTTGTATACAACTACCTTTTGTGCATACACGAGGTTGGCTCCAACTCATCCACATCGCATCTTTTAGATGTCTTCACTACCTCTCGTATGATAGAATTGTCGAAGCTACTACTAGATAATAGGTATTTACATTTGTCTACGAagctttcaaaatcaagattGAGGACACAAGAGTTATACACGAATGACCTTATCAGAACTTTAAActccaaaatatcaagatACAGCATACAATTGCCAAACTACAGCTTCAACCCGATGATCAAAGCTACTGGCGCAAAATCGATTCAACCCTTGAAATACATTGACGACTTAGCGCATGCTAATAGGGACCTAAAGCATATGAATTCGTGAATATTGAACTTAGTAAAAATCGAACATTTATACAGATAAAGACGAACTTTAAAACCACTTACTCCAACTCTCCATAAATGCCTCTACTTTTAGTGGTGTCATACTTTCTGACAATGCTTTCCTGCCCTTCGACTTGCGAGAAAGCAAAACCCCGTTGTTTTCTCATCCGATGAACTTGTCTAACTTTTCTGATGGTCTTCTGGaatgaagaaaactttGGCCGATGGGTTTGCATTTGGTTCTTTTGCATTGCCTGAACAATATGATGGAATTCTGGGTTCCATTGCCTTTTGTAAAACTTGTAAAGAAAATCTCTCATCAAACAGAGAGTAGGAACGACTATAATGGTTAACCAGAAAACTGCAGATCCATAAACAAATGGCATAATACCAGTATATTCCTTGGAAACATTAACTTTTGGTGCAATGACGGTATATAAAGGAAATGCCACAAACCAGCACGCAAAGGATCCTGGAATCGCAACTAGTGTAAACTTGGTCCATTGTGAAGAAACTAAGGCAGCCTTGCCCAATGAAGTTAACAAACAAACGGTATAAAGTGTAATACCCACAACCCAAATGTCTGCTATTTCTCCATCTAAAAATTGGTTTCCATACTTGTATATGTTTATAACCGCAATGTAAATTATAGCGCTGTGGTAGAAGCCATTGACGGCCCATGACCAAAAGATTTCAAcgttgaaaaatttcccCTCTTGTCCAATCCTGTAAAGCTGTGGATACTGATTAAGCATGTTGGCACTTATATATTGATCAAAAATACCAATGACAAATGGGGGCAatgcaacaaaaacaacattGTACAAGGTCAACGACCAAGATTCAATAATAGATTGACCACTAAATCCGTTGCTAAATACAAACCAGAACTGACACATGTAAAGTGTGATATTTTTGTAGAATGAATAAAGGATGGCAAGAGAAATCCTTTGATATGACCAAGAGCCATGAACCAATAGAAGCTTCTTCAAGTACTTGAACTGTCCAATTGCAAAATCAGCACTCCTTGCAGCTTGTGCACCCTCCATACCAGTGATACCCACACCAACATGCGCAGCTTGGATCATGGAAACATCATTAGCACCATCACCAATAGCTAATAAAAGCgctttcttctttcttttaaCTAATTTAACAACCAACGCCTTTTGCAAAGGAGAAACTCTACAGCAAATAACTGCTTTGCACATAGTACCAATCGCAAGGAACATGTCTTCTAGGTCAGACTCAAGGGCATATCCCAATGACTTTCCATCAATGACTAAGGCCAAACTATTTTTGTCTTCGTCAGAAACTTCGTCTCCCTGCAATACAGTTAGTTTTTCCATCATGTTTTGGCATGTATCATCTTTGTTATCTTCGTTAATTATAAGCAGATTCATGTCTTCGCTTAATAGTTTACAACTCATTCCAACATTAATAGCTGTTTCTTGCCTATCACCAGTTAAAACCCAGACATTGATACCCGCATCTTGCAGAACTGATATAGTTTCGGGAACCCCATCCTGTAACTTGTCTTCAATCGCTGTTGCGCCCAGTAAAAATAAATCCCTTTCAATTAATTCGGCTGCCTTGTCCAGTTCATCGGCCCTATTACCTAAACTGACCGAGGCCTTGTTATATATATCAGACCACTCAGCATATTCAGCTTCTGGAATGATTCTTGTAGCCACACAGAGTGTTCTCAAGCCATCGACAGCAAAATCCTCCAAGTGCTTCGTTGTTgcatcaacaaattcattgTCGTGTGAAAGACGCTCTAATATAACTGTGTCAGCACCCTTAACAAAGAGCCTTATTTTACCATCTGGGCACCGAAACAATGCACTCATCCGTTTCCTGGTTGAGTTAAACTCACAGATGTTTAGCAACTCAtatgttttattttgtcCATCAACAGATATGACAACAGAAGATGGTTTCCTCGTATGAAACTTGTAACCCAAGATTGCTGCACCTTCAACCAACGCTCCTTCATCTGGCGAGGCGGCTTGGTACTTTATCGAGCCATCCTCTTCCACTTCTGGAATAACCGTATGACATACTGCCAATAAAGTTAGAAAATTATCTATCACATGGGAGTTTTTGCTCTCTTTGAGATCTTTAGCCAATTGCTCAAAACTGTGATATCCAAGCTCAACACCGTCTTGAAGAACAGCTTCTTTATCTTCCggaatattttcaatataacACCTACCGCCAATGGAACAGGTCCTGAATTCCATAATATTTCTGGTTAGAGTACCAGTTTTATCACTGAACACGTACTGGATTTGCcccaattcttcaacaagggAGGAAGTTCTTGCAACGGTAGGCGTGTCTGTATCTTCATCATACATATCAAGATCCGAACTAATCAAAAATGCCTGATAATACttgataatttcaacaGTAACAAAAAGAGAGATTGGaaccaaatttgaatacaAGATCCAAAAAGTtaaaatatccaaaaagaacaatCCAATTCTACTAGTACCTTCCATGTATAGATACCccaaatattttttgttgaccTCCAATGTGATTACATTTCCCAAAGAGGAGACAAAAGCcaagaaaataagaatTCCAAATAATGCGATAATTTGTaagttgatgattctttcaacatcGGTAGTTTTTATAGGGGTAGCAGTGGCATTTCTCATCAACTTTGTTTGATGGCCTGTGAAGATTACTACACCTTGAATCCAGTTAGTGTTTCTTAGACTGGCGCCTCTCAATATCAGCTGATCAGGGCTCAAAGAGAATTCAATTCCATCAATCTCCATTGTGCCCTCGTAAGTATATAAACTACTATTAGGCCTTTCACTAGTAATCTTTCCTCTCAGCTTACTCAGAATACGAGGATCCATCATATGAACCGTCTCCTTTCTTGgctgttttatttttaagTTTGTCTCACCATCGAGATTTGCAGTTTCAATGTAGCATAAACCGTCCGGTTCGGACgaattcaacaaaataagATCGGCAGGTAGTGCTTCACCATTCCTTATTTTGAGGATATCACCAACCTTAACATTGATCCACTTTTTCTCACTGTATTCGCCTGTACTAGTGTTTAGGATTAGAACCTTAGATTTATTT
Protein-coding regions in this window:
- a CDS encoding uncharacterized protein (PKUD0E01790; similar to Saccharomyces cerevisiae YDL095W (PMT1); ancestral locus Anc_2.362) codes for the protein MAPKKSGKGTKLQSVGEVEPQTTELILETGELRRFPKSELSETVAMNRIVSSTKERVLVAILVAFALLIRVSNLNNPNSVVFDEVHFGGFAKKYIKGDFFMDVHPPLAKLLFAAVGALGGFKGDFSFEKIGDVFPPNVPYVLMRQLSAFMGVGTVLFMYFTLRATGCNSLVSFFTAALLIIENGLVTISRYILLDSPLIFFIAGTAYFYTRSELEKPLSFNWFKYLAICGSFLGFALSSKWVGLFTFAWLGLANVLRLWFVIGDLTVPVKSIVKNTLARGIILVGIPTIIYLISFYIHFIVLDKEGEGAAFMSSAFRTDFKDTTVPRVTTADVGVSSIITLKHLNTHGGYLHSHDHLYEGGSNQQQVTLYPHLDENNKWAIELYNETSEPFEFIPITDGTKIRLNHIVTNRRLHSHDIRPAVSEIEWQNEASCYGFEGFEGDPNDDFIVEIVKDLSVPGEAQKRLRAIDTVFRLRHAMTGCYLWSHETKLPKWGFEQQEVTCATQGIKPLSYWYIEDNVNIYLPPDAEKVGYRPLSFFQKFIELHKKMWHVNNGLTATHYYESRPLDWLLLNRGISYWSAAPHHIYLLGNPVVWWPASFLFLGFATYLLVLIFQYQLGYEIKVSDTTFNFTYNVFSFLLGWGLHLAPFFLMDRQLFLHHYFPALYFAILALGHCFQLLYVSLKNKKVLVYVLFGLMFSASLYSYFARFPITNGSDWTVEKCEQSKWLKSWDYDCSNFPSSKADTNAPVKAGQGNIDFNSAMKPEEVEPIVEKVVANETPVKDEL
- a CDS encoding uncharacterized protein (PKUD0E01800), whose translation is MNNIIAFNMNNSTETLFTMKKVDSFINEYLANVDSDKALTDITVVKSFVKTILSNERDQDQSIVLILKILRGYTRNFDLSKASTEVKGYLITLGLKVLDNINYGKALSTTTNRDLFMLMLTRYFSSCNEFQACRLKESFLRFKTAYNDYKVSTFQVFTVNQLFKNRMFYSICEIVGQFHVDEYDMAEEKCLNLQYPLYMHQVSHSLIIDGSYEQASKLLSIILSLSFLTFERVTFDCISIEYMLLSMILNRSSNYDFIPLLKLREKIPTKIVDVFQSFHSYDLESFVYNYLLCIHEVGSNSSTSHLLDVFTTSRMIELSKLLLDNRYLHLSTKLSKSRLRTQELYTNDLIRTLNSKISRYSIQLPNYSFNPMIKATGAKSIQPLKYIDDLAHANRDLKHMNS
- a CDS encoding uncharacterized protein (PKUD0E01810; similar to Saccharomyces cerevisiae YAL026C (DRS2); ancestral locus Anc_7.72), producing MSYSNRFVVGDDDENEDSFNFLQDDLPHNAHPVGVENHPKSDEKSILDPFADKNEVVDPFSDAFELDTNKYKSLNINDPFVRSNKVDSSLQSKYSNGKSTHDDFIDLFSDTEGNIIDDRINPDENPYNDSLKNLTIPENNTGLRSVYNQLKGSLGLSSYNNVQTLSADPVFSENDNEESSHNFRPVEDTGAKATSTLSMFDIRRCLGKRKNEDDKGPRIIYLNDQHRNNGSGFVSNHISTTKYNAFTFLPKFLFEQFSKYANLFFLFTGCIQQVPTVTPTNRYTTFATLLIVLLVSAVKEMSEDIKRNTSDNELNKSKVLILNTSTGEYSEKKWINVKVGDILKIRNGEALPADLILLNSSEPDGLCYIETANLDGETNLKIKQPRKETVHMMDPRILSKLRGKITSERPNSSLYTYEGTMEIDGIEFSLSPDQLILRGASLRNTNWIQGVVIFTGHQTKLMRNATATPIKTTDVERIINLQIIALFGILIFLAFVSSLGNVITLEVNKKYLGYLYMEGTSRIGLFFLDILTFWILYSNLVPISLFVTVEIIKYYQAFLISSDLDMYDEDTDTPTVARTSSLVEELGQIQYVFSDKTGTLTRNIMEFRTCSIGGRCYIENIPEDKEAVLQDGVELGYHSFEQLAKDLKESKNSHVIDNFLTLLAVCHTVIPEVEEDGSIKYQAASPDEGALVEGAAILGYKFHTRKPSSVVISVDGQNKTYELLNICEFNSTRKRMSALFRCPDGKIRLFVKGADTVILERLSHDNEFVDATTKHLEDFAVDGLRTLCVATRIIPEAEYAEWSDIYNKASVSLGNRADELDKAAELIERDLFLLGATAIEDKLQDGVPETISVLQDAGINVWVLTGDRQETAINVGMSCKLLSEDMNLLIINEDNKDDTCQNMMEKLTVLQGDEVSDEDKNSLALVIDGKSLGYALESDLEDMFLAIGTMCKAVICCRVSPLQKALVVKLVKRKKKALLLAIGDGANDVSMIQAAHVGVGITGMEGAQAARSADFAIGQFKYLKKLLLVHGSWSYQRISLAILYSFYKNITLYMCQFWFVFSNGFSGQSIIESWSLTLYNVVFVALPPFVIGIFDQYISANMLNQYPQLYRIGQEGKFFNVEIFWSWAVNGFYHSAIIYIAVINIYKYGNQFLDGEIADIWVVGITLYTVCLLTSLGKAALVSSQWTKFTLVAIPGSFACWFVAFPLYTVIAPKVNVSKEYTGIMPFVYGSAVFWLTIIVVPTLCLMRDFLYKFYKRQWNPEFHHIVQAMQKNQMQTHRPKFSSFQKTIRKVRQVHRMRKQRGFAFSQVEGQESIVRKYDTTKSRGIYGELE